One genomic segment of candidate division WOR-3 bacterium includes these proteins:
- the era gene encoding GTPase Era — protein sequence MDEKFKSGYVGIFGLPNAGKSTLLNNLIDFELSPVSKKPQMTRNRILGILNGNSYQIIFVDTPGFLEPRYKLQERMSEEINKTVKDCDAALYITDPVMPAEKDVDLALSLKVPVILCVNKTDKVKDKRELLPVIDEWRKKRDFSDIILISALKGENTGKIHESVLKLLPPGPKYFDDDAITDKPERFYTAEIIRETCFGLYEKEIPYSISVVVEDFKERTGGKKHYVKASLYVERKSQKGIVIGQDGKMIKKLGTLSREKIKSFLGQDVFLDLSVKLMKNWKDDSDKISKLGYNN from the coding sequence ATGGATGAAAAATTCAAAAGCGGATACGTGGGTATTTTCGGTCTTCCAAACGCGGGTAAATCAACTCTGCTCAATAATCTTATAGATTTTGAGCTTTCTCCTGTGTCGAAAAAACCTCAGATGACCAGAAACCGGATACTCGGTATTTTAAACGGAAATTCCTATCAGATCATTTTTGTTGATACACCGGGTTTTCTGGAGCCCAGATATAAACTGCAAGAACGCATGTCTGAAGAGATAAACAAAACGGTAAAAGATTGCGATGCGGCTCTTTATATCACGGATCCCGTAATGCCTGCCGAAAAAGATGTTGACCTGGCATTGTCCCTCAAAGTTCCAGTGATTTTGTGCGTCAATAAAACTGACAAAGTGAAAGACAAAAGAGAGCTTCTCCCTGTCATTGACGAGTGGAGGAAAAAAAGAGATTTCAGCGACATAATTCTAATATCGGCTTTGAAGGGTGAAAATACAGGAAAAATACATGAGTCTGTTTTAAAACTTTTGCCCCCGGGACCGAAGTATTTTGACGATGATGCAATAACGGACAAACCCGAAAGATTTTACACGGCGGAGATTATTAGAGAAACTTGCTTTGGTCTGTACGAAAAAGAAATACCTTATTCAATATCAGTAGTCGTCGAAGATTTCAAAGAAAGAACAGGCGGCAAGAAACATTACGTAAAAGCATCTCTTTATGTTGAGAGAAAATCTCAAAAAGGTATTGTGATAGGACAAGACGGCAAAATGATAAAAAAACTCGGAACACTGTCGAGAGAAAAAATTAAATCATTTCTCGGTCAGGATGTTTTTCTCGATTTAAGCGTAAAATTGATGAAGAACTGGAAAGACGATTCTGATAAAATTTCCAAGCTCGGATACAATAATTAG
- a CDS encoding DUF192 domain-containing protein, with protein MLILCIGCSENDRTLSSESDYSPEYYGYSPDFDDAVAVINGETLFIEIADDDNERSLGLMFRDSLEGDAGMLFVFEEPQKLNFWMKNTSLELDIAFADSQFIIREIKPLEPYSVENIFSGFDAQYALEVNRGWFSSKNVSLGDKIQIIK; from the coding sequence ATGTTGATCCTGTGTATCGGCTGCAGTGAAAACGATCGGACTTTATCTTCCGAGAGCGATTACTCGCCTGAATATTACGGATACTCGCCTGATTTCGATGATGCGGTCGCCGTCATAAACGGAGAAACCCTTTTCATAGAAATCGCGGACGACGACAATGAGAGATCTTTGGGTCTTATGTTCAGGGATTCCCTCGAGGGTGATGCAGGTATGCTCTTTGTATTCGAAGAACCTCAAAAATTGAATTTTTGGATGAAGAACACTTCTCTGGAACTCGATATAGCCTTTGCCGATTCTCAATTCATAATAAGGGAAATAAAGCCTCTGGAGCCCTATTCTGTAGAAAACATTTTTTCCGGTTTCGACGCCCAATATGCTCTCGAAGTCAACAGAGGCTGGTTTTCGTCAAAAAATGTTTCTTTGGGTGATAAGATTCAAATAATCAAATAG
- a CDS encoding cupin domain-containing protein → MIKIIAENEAIKSVMNEGEIKGLTKNLLIGSREGNPSMALRVMELEEGGYTPFHEHQWEHINYVLDGEGIIKTEQGDKKLQKGSAVLVPAGEKHQYLNGGKEKFRFICLVPVERE, encoded by the coding sequence ATGATAAAAATAATAGCCGAAAACGAAGCGATAAAATCCGTCATGAACGAAGGGGAGATAAAAGGATTGACAAAGAATCTTTTAATTGGCTCCAGGGAGGGAAACCCGTCGATGGCTCTCAGAGTCATGGAACTCGAAGAAGGGGGATACACTCCATTCCACGAACATCAGTGGGAGCACATCAACTACGTACTCGACGGTGAAGGGATCATTAAGACTGAACAGGGCGATAAAAAGCTCCAGAAGGGTTCAGCTGTGCTTGTTCCTGCAGGAGAAAAACATCAGTATCTCAATGGAGGAAAAGAAAAATTTCGATTTATATGCCTGGTGCCGGTGGAAAGGGAATGA
- a CDS encoding S-layer homology domain-containing protein, with protein sequence MKKGLFPLVSALILSSCSSPSEFRSLKTIKLMPEIIRVSSPDTFLMQAEAVSRGELAYILETRISSRGLLELFAVKSYTPSVDISAHWAGEFIEKVTERNIMSAFPDGGFYPDDPVKEFQLAIILYRMFIGVASPGYKSDVYNESWDWAKENGFVTGDRNDYVSGSQAMESVKRFCDYLAN encoded by the coding sequence ATGAAGAAAGGCTTATTTCCGCTTGTTTCAGCGCTGATCCTCTCATCATGTTCGTCCCCGAGCGAATTCAGGAGTTTGAAAACAATCAAGCTTATGCCGGAAATAATAAGAGTTTCGTCTCCGGATACTTTTTTGATGCAGGCGGAAGCCGTTTCGAGAGGAGAGCTCGCATACATTCTTGAGACGAGAATTTCCTCTCGCGGTCTGCTTGAGCTTTTTGCCGTAAAAAGTTACACCCCCTCCGTGGACATCTCGGCGCATTGGGCAGGTGAATTCATTGAAAAAGTCACAGAAAGAAACATAATGTCCGCTTTTCCGGACGGAGGATTTTATCCGGATGATCCGGTAAAGGAATTTCAGCTCGCGATTATTCTCTACAGAATGTTTATAGGGGTCGCCTCACCCGGTTACAAGAGTGACGTTTACAACGAAAGCTGGGATTGGGCTAAGGAGAACGGCTTTGTTACGGGAGACAGGAATGATTATGTCTCCGGCTCCCAGGCCATGGAAAGCGTAAAAAGATTCTGCGACTATCTCGCCAATTGA
- a CDS encoding DUF512 domain-containing protein, producing MPVKVVKIHKKGLFRDLGIRTGDEIISVNGNEISDYFDLSFWSSSYKGKIIWKNEGVRRIADLSEFKQTHLGVDIEPFKYKMCANRCAFCFVDQNPKNSRVTLNFKDDDYRLSFLGGAYITGTNLTESEIIKITKMRLSPIYISVHASDAEIRGKMFGRDRPAPVMPLLKRLVNSGIAVHTQVVVVPGINDGKILEKTLSDLTGLKVRSVALVPVGLTKHRKNLAPLKEVSAEAARGIINLASSSTVQKLKFSTPVYCTDQMFLTAKLDVPERCYYGDYPQLENGVGGIRLFLESIKKIGKIKINFPLFIMTGEAMHPFVQRLADKISTGRLKAMAVPVANAYFGKKVNTAGLISGNDFLKAAAKLDDGLITLPCRSINHDGYFIDDLKPVDITSATGRNVLICPEKPGIFFNKLDKLTKASIKSKHAKTFN from the coding sequence ATGCCTGTAAAAGTCGTAAAAATCCACAAGAAAGGACTTTTCCGGGATTTGGGAATCCGGACCGGGGACGAAATAATTTCAGTGAACGGCAACGAAATCAGTGATTACTTTGATCTGTCTTTCTGGTCGTCGTCATATAAAGGTAAAATAATCTGGAAGAACGAAGGCGTTCGTAGAATCGCTGATCTTAGTGAATTCAAGCAAACTCACCTCGGTGTCGACATTGAACCTTTTAAATACAAAATGTGCGCAAACAGATGCGCATTTTGTTTTGTAGACCAAAACCCGAAAAATTCGAGGGTAACTCTGAATTTCAAAGACGACGACTACAGGCTTTCTTTTCTCGGCGGAGCATACATAACAGGGACCAATCTCACTGAAAGCGAAATTATAAAGATTACAAAAATGAGGCTTTCTCCCATATACATCAGCGTCCACGCGAGCGATGCTGAAATCAGAGGAAAAATGTTCGGCAGAGACCGCCCCGCGCCTGTTATGCCGTTGCTGAAAAGACTTGTAAACTCAGGAATCGCCGTACATACACAGGTTGTCGTCGTGCCTGGTATAAACGACGGAAAAATTCTGGAAAAAACGCTCTCTGATCTCACCGGTTTGAAAGTCAGGTCGGTCGCTCTTGTTCCCGTTGGTTTGACAAAACACAGAAAGAACCTTGCGCCCCTGAAAGAAGTTTCAGCTGAAGCGGCGCGTGGGATAATAAATCTCGCATCTTCAAGCACGGTGCAAAAATTAAAATTTTCGACTCCGGTGTACTGCACGGATCAGATGTTTTTGACTGCAAAACTTGACGTTCCGGAAAGATGTTATTACGGGGATTACCCGCAGCTCGAGAACGGTGTCGGCGGTATCAGGCTTTTCCTGGAAAGCATTAAAAAGATAGGAAAAATCAAAATAAATTTTCCGCTTTTCATAATGACCGGAGAGGCTATGCACCCTTTCGTTCAAAGACTGGCTGATAAGATATCGACGGGCAGATTAAAAGCGATGGCTGTTCCTGTCGCAAACGCGTATTTCGGAAAGAAAGTGAATACCGCCGGGCTTATCTCGGGAAATGATTTTTTAAAAGCCGCCGCCAAATTGGATGACGGCCTGATCACTCTGCCTTGCAGATCTATAAATCACGACGGTTATTTTATAGACGACCTGAAACCCGTTGACATAACATCCGCAACGGGAAGAAATGTTTTAATTTGCCCGGAGAAACCGGGTATTTTTTTCAACAAACTTGATAAATTGACCAAAGCGAGTATAAAATCAAAGCATGCCAAAACCTTTAATTAG
- the der gene encoding ribosome biogenesis GTPase Der: MPKPLISIIGRQNVGKSTLFNRLLGKRKAIVDDKPGVTRDFNYGDVDWCGEMYSFVDTGGLFGFDAKAGIMEEISGILLNLLARSAAALFLVDGKAGLNPGDSVIADILRKSGVKVILVVNKADNPSYIGMDFPFFELGLGEPLTISAGQGIGIGELLDAVKDAVAGTKIDENNKSLKIIIAGRPNVGKSSIMNAILNKKRSIVHNEPGTTRDPVSEDIKYHGLDFQIVDTAGFRRMARIESSIEYYSIKRAWDEYKESSITLVVADASQGFVRGDWRVLKEVEHSAGGLIVCLNKIDLVDPELRDSLLKNVRTALKARSYIPVLLVSALRKTGISRLVKKIYDVYLTGTAEVDKLKLEETLQNSVLLHHPPLIGTKRVNINSFELVHKLPHIIVAHTNLPEGLTEPYLKYLEKSARSAFDFEGVMLRIKPVKKAKK; the protein is encoded by the coding sequence ATGCCAAAACCTTTAATTAGCATAATAGGAAGACAGAACGTCGGAAAATCCACATTGTTCAACAGACTGTTGGGCAAGAGAAAAGCGATCGTCGACGATAAGCCTGGTGTGACCAGGGATTTCAATTACGGAGACGTCGATTGGTGCGGTGAGATGTACAGTTTCGTAGACACCGGAGGATTGTTCGGCTTCGATGCTAAAGCCGGAATAATGGAAGAAATTTCAGGCATATTGTTGAATCTTCTCGCAAGATCAGCCGCCGCGTTGTTTCTCGTTGACGGAAAAGCGGGATTGAACCCCGGAGACAGTGTGATAGCAGACATTCTCCGGAAATCAGGAGTAAAGGTAATTCTTGTCGTGAACAAAGCCGACAATCCGTCTTATATTGGCATGGATTTCCCTTTCTTTGAACTCGGATTAGGTGAACCTTTGACTATTTCGGCGGGACAGGGAATCGGTATAGGTGAACTTCTCGACGCCGTAAAAGATGCGGTTGCAGGAACAAAGATTGATGAAAATAATAAATCACTGAAAATAATAATTGCAGGCAGACCGAACGTAGGCAAATCGTCCATTATGAACGCGATTCTGAATAAGAAAAGATCAATAGTGCATAACGAACCGGGAACGACAAGAGATCCCGTCAGTGAAGACATAAAATACCACGGACTCGATTTCCAGATTGTCGACACGGCCGGATTCAGAAGAATGGCGAGAATAGAAAGTTCGATAGAGTATTACAGCATAAAAAGAGCTTGGGACGAATATAAAGAAAGCAGTATAACGCTTGTAGTTGCAGACGCAAGCCAGGGTTTTGTCAGAGGAGACTGGAGAGTGTTAAAGGAGGTCGAACACTCTGCGGGCGGTTTGATAGTCTGCCTGAACAAAATAGATTTAGTTGATCCTGAACTGCGTGATTCTCTGCTGAAAAACGTCAGAACCGCTTTAAAAGCGAGATCTTATATTCCGGTTCTCCTTGTGTCTGCTCTCAGGAAAACGGGGATATCGAGGCTGGTAAAGAAGATATACGATGTTTACCTCACCGGCACTGCCGAAGTGGACAAATTGAAATTGGAAGAAACTCTTCAGAATTCAGTTCTCCTTCACCATCCTCCTCTCATAGGGACGAAGAGGGTGAATATAAATTCTTTCGAATTGGTTCACAAACTGCCGCACATAATAGTTGCTCACACTAATCTTCCGGAAGGCCTGACTGAACCTTATCTTAAATATTTGGAAAAATCGGCGCGATCCGCTTTCGATTTCGAGGGCGTCATGCTAAGGATTAAACCCGTTAAAAAAGCGAAAAAATGA
- the plsY gene encoding glycerol-3-phosphate 1-O-acyltransferase PlsY, producing the protein MIFLILFATVSFFIGGVPTGLLISRLYGKDPRKEGSKNIGATNVLRTVGPVPGLITFVLDILKGFLPVLAAKIVSGMIFPRGSFLAEFTPAITALTAVLGHIFSPYLKFRGGKGVATGLGTIIVLTPLLSVVCFCIFALLMAVFRIVSVGSIISALSYAVLLTAIKYFALPYDLSEGELYYGLAVAFFVVITHRKNISRLFKGQEKKINWKKNR; encoded by the coding sequence ATGATCTTTTTGATTTTATTCGCCACAGTATCTTTTTTTATTGGCGGAGTTCCGACGGGGCTTTTAATATCCAGGCTTTACGGCAAAGATCCTCGCAAAGAGGGCAGTAAAAACATCGGAGCGACAAACGTACTCAGGACAGTTGGTCCTGTGCCTGGTCTTATTACTTTTGTTCTCGATATCCTTAAAGGTTTTTTACCCGTTCTCGCGGCGAAAATCGTCTCAGGGATGATTTTTCCCCGGGGATCGTTCCTTGCTGAGTTCACTCCGGCGATAACAGCTCTGACGGCTGTTTTGGGTCATATATTTTCTCCGTATTTAAAATTCAGAGGAGGAAAAGGCGTGGCTACAGGGTTAGGTACGATCATAGTTTTAACCCCGCTTCTTTCCGTCGTGTGTTTTTGTATTTTTGCTCTGCTCATGGCTGTATTCAGAATTGTTTCGGTGGGTTCGATTATTTCAGCCCTGTCTTACGCCGTTCTTCTCACGGCAATTAAATATTTTGCCCTACCGTACGATTTGTCGGAGGGAGAACTTTATTACGGATTGGCAGTCGCTTTTTTCGTAGTAATAACTCACAGAAAAAACATATCGAGGCTTTTTAAGGGTCAGGAGAAAAAAATAAATTGGAAAAAGAACCGGTAA
- a CDS encoding NAD(P)-dependent glycerol-3-phosphate dehydrogenase — protein MEKEPVKIIGAGNWGTTLAIYLSKLGVKSYLFEPVKERRIELREKRENVLFLPGFKFDESVKIIDSPVDEGEDAKFVFLTVPSKFFKETVESVSPLKSSGACVINFTKGLGEDGITLLSDVMKSFFPENNIAVVSGPTIASEIAAGLPASCVAASTNPSLATEIQKVLSSKRFRIYTSDDVKGVELGGALKNIIALAAGILDGMELGTNAKAALMTRGQYEIEKLGTALGARKETFSGLSGFGDLITTCFSGHSRNRLLGERLGRGESLSDIQKDMIMVAEGERTARIAKMISLKLGIEMPITSIVVAILDGKIRPLEAIDRLMERDLKPEIIV, from the coding sequence TTGGAAAAAGAACCGGTAAAAATAATCGGTGCGGGGAACTGGGGGACAACTCTGGCAATTTATCTTTCAAAACTCGGTGTAAAATCATATCTTTTTGAACCGGTAAAAGAGCGAAGAATTGAGCTGAGAGAGAAAAGAGAAAACGTCCTGTTCCTGCCAGGTTTCAAGTTCGACGAATCAGTCAAGATAATAGATTCTCCGGTTGATGAAGGCGAAGACGCAAAATTCGTTTTTTTGACTGTCCCTTCGAAATTTTTTAAAGAGACCGTCGAATCCGTTTCACCCCTCAAAAGCTCCGGTGCTTGTGTAATCAATTTCACTAAAGGTTTGGGAGAGGACGGTATAACGCTTCTCAGCGATGTAATGAAATCATTTTTTCCTGAAAACAATATCGCCGTAGTCTCGGGTCCGACAATAGCGAGCGAAATCGCTGCAGGATTGCCTGCTTCGTGTGTCGCCGCTTCGACTAATCCATCTCTCGCCACCGAAATACAGAAAGTACTTTCTTCGAAGAGATTTAGAATATATACATCAGACGACGTAAAGGGAGTTGAACTCGGAGGAGCCCTGAAAAACATAATAGCTCTTGCGGCGGGTATTCTCGACGGGATGGAACTTGGCACAAACGCAAAAGCTGCTCTGATGACGAGAGGCCAATACGAAATTGAAAAACTTGGAACAGCGCTGGGAGCACGAAAAGAGACTTTTTCGGGACTTTCCGGATTCGGGGATCTGATTACCACGTGTTTTTCAGGACACAGCAGAAACAGACTTTTGGGAGAGAGGTTGGGGAGAGGAGAAAGTCTCTCTGACATTCAAAAAGACATGATTATGGTCGCCGAAGGAGAGAGAACCGCGAGAATAGCCAAAATGATTTCGTTGAAACTCGGAATAGAAATGCCGATTACGTCAATAGTCGTTGCAATTCTCGATGGGAAAATAAGACCCTTGGAAGCGATTGACAGACTTATGGAGAGAGACTTGAAACCGGAGATAATTGTTTGA
- a CDS encoding MerR family transcriptional regulator, giving the protein MKKFFSQKRVYYSIGEVSEKAAVNPYVLRFWEEKFSFFLRPKKDKSGRRRYTPDDLDVVLVIVDLLYSRKYTIEGAIQELETRFSTKARVAKLSSAQKTKLVIKEVRKSLRELRAELKKSGFYSVSETREDGKIVKIRELDSVQLNLFSDDIP; this is encoded by the coding sequence TTGAAAAAATTTTTCTCTCAAAAAAGAGTTTATTATTCTATAGGCGAAGTGTCGGAAAAAGCCGCGGTCAATCCTTATGTTCTGAGGTTCTGGGAAGAGAAATTTTCTTTTTTCCTTCGTCCTAAAAAAGATAAATCGGGCAGAAGAAGATACACGCCGGACGATCTGGATGTTGTCCTGGTAATAGTTGATCTTCTCTACAGCAGAAAGTACACTATTGAAGGAGCGATTCAGGAACTCGAAACCAGATTTTCAACCAAAGCCAGGGTGGCGAAGCTGTCTTCCGCCCAGAAGACAAAACTTGTTATAAAAGAAGTGCGAAAATCACTCAGGGAATTGAGGGCTGAACTCAAAAAATCCGGCTTTTACTCTGTTTCAGAAACACGCGAGGACGGAAAAATAGTAAAAATAAGAGAACTCGATTCCGTTCAGCTCAATTTATTTTCCGACGACATTCCTTGA
- the priA gene encoding primosomal protein N', giving the protein MTSRSLKYVDVFVLKRKLVLTYSVENDCFTEDISGRLVEIPLRSGTALGCIIGEVKKPDDIKILGIGRFIGKERFIDEENLYLADFMRSYYGYPLESCLLKIFPPGLFSCVIKTVSLKTDAPALFSNASKTFAQLKKREKMNFDNFLKKIKSENNTELYKKSISGGFLETSLDIPASPDSDLPEKTVFVLTPPSKFEDAFDKTVFDFILSCGDNCELSKLEGNFGERTVPALSRLVRKKVLRTSRVNQTLIRESIELTPDQKSCADSITNGCDETFLLHGVTGSGKTFVYSRCIEKAVEKGSSALYLVPEIALIPQTLRFFSKIFPSEKILSYHSMMTPKKRFDAFRKARDGNCSVLVGTRSAIFLPLKNTGIIVVDEEHSPHYKEEDSGPFYSARDIAVWKGKKRKIPVILGSATPSAETIFNAKRGKYRLLSLTKRISDTKMPVCTLVPVSKSRNNVISEELKKELASNYANNQQAILFINRRGHSNYVICPACSAVINCQCCNVSMTFHENAGKLICHYCGKEKKLPESCPSCSYGKLHLHGAGTEKIEKELKRAIPGREILRLDTDVLKKTKHGHDTFFKDFHSGKYPVLVGTQMISKGLDFPGVSLVGIIDADSALSFPDFRASENAFQLIVQTAGRAGRVGQESKVLIQTSNPSDPVLVYAKNHDYDGFMAKELKLREEVRYPPFSRLARIVTSSTNSSDTEKAVKIVKTTLEKSIKNIEILGPAPCPLEKIRSNYRWHLLVKAPKNILLGERIMNSGIWRLKTKARIYLDIDPLRML; this is encoded by the coding sequence TTGACCTCGCGTTCCCTTAAATACGTCGACGTTTTCGTTTTAAAAAGAAAATTAGTCCTGACATACTCAGTTGAAAACGACTGCTTTACAGAAGATATTTCCGGGAGACTGGTGGAAATACCGCTCAGGAGCGGGACAGCTTTAGGATGTATCATCGGAGAAGTTAAAAAGCCTGATGACATAAAAATCCTCGGAATCGGGAGATTTATAGGAAAAGAACGCTTTATAGACGAAGAAAATTTGTACTTGGCTGATTTTATGAGATCTTATTACGGATACCCTCTTGAATCTTGTCTTCTCAAAATTTTCCCTCCCGGACTTTTCTCTTGCGTAATAAAAACCGTGTCCTTAAAAACCGATGCACCCGCTTTATTTTCAAACGCCTCAAAAACATTTGCTCAGTTGAAAAAAAGAGAAAAAATGAATTTTGACAATTTTTTGAAAAAAATAAAATCCGAGAACAACACGGAATTGTATAAAAAATCAATCTCCGGAGGTTTTTTGGAAACATCTCTCGACATTCCCGCCTCGCCTGATTCCGATCTGCCTGAAAAAACTGTCTTTGTTTTGACACCCCCCTCAAAATTCGAAGACGCTTTCGATAAAACTGTCTTTGATTTCATACTTTCGTGCGGAGACAACTGCGAACTGTCCAAACTCGAAGGAAACTTCGGAGAGAGAACAGTTCCGGCTCTATCACGTCTTGTCAGAAAAAAAGTCCTTCGAACCTCAAGAGTAAATCAAACTCTCATCCGGGAAAGCATTGAATTGACACCGGATCAGAAATCATGCGCTGATTCAATTACAAACGGCTGTGACGAAACATTCCTGCTTCACGGCGTCACAGGAAGCGGTAAAACATTCGTGTACTCCCGCTGCATTGAAAAAGCAGTCGAGAAAGGAAGTTCGGCTCTTTATCTCGTTCCTGAGATCGCGCTGATTCCGCAAACTCTGCGTTTTTTTTCAAAAATTTTCCCGTCTGAAAAAATCCTGTCCTATCACAGCATGATGACTCCGAAAAAGAGATTTGACGCCTTCCGAAAAGCAAGAGACGGCAATTGTTCGGTCCTCGTGGGAACCAGATCCGCCATATTTCTGCCTTTGAAAAACACCGGAATTATTGTGGTGGACGAAGAACATTCGCCGCATTACAAAGAGGAGGATTCCGGTCCTTTTTATTCTGCCAGAGACATCGCAGTCTGGAAAGGTAAAAAACGGAAAATACCTGTGATTCTCGGAAGTGCTACACCTTCGGCGGAAACTATTTTCAACGCGAAAAGAGGAAAATACAGATTGCTTAGTTTAACTAAACGAATTTCTGACACAAAAATGCCTGTCTGCACACTTGTCCCTGTTTCCAAATCTCGAAACAATGTGATATCCGAAGAATTAAAAAAAGAACTGGCATCAAATTACGCAAACAATCAGCAGGCAATTTTATTCATCAACAGGAGAGGTCACTCTAATTACGTCATTTGCCCTGCCTGCTCAGCTGTCATAAACTGTCAGTGTTGCAACGTATCCATGACTTTTCATGAAAATGCGGGTAAGCTCATCTGCCATTACTGCGGCAAAGAAAAAAAATTACCTGAAAGTTGCCCATCATGCTCGTACGGAAAACTCCATCTGCATGGAGCCGGCACGGAAAAAATCGAAAAAGAGCTTAAAAGAGCGATCCCCGGCAGAGAGATTCTGAGACTCGACACAGACGTTTTGAAAAAAACCAAACACGGTCACGATACTTTTTTCAAAGATTTTCACTCTGGTAAATATCCTGTTTTGGTCGGCACACAGATGATATCCAAAGGTCTCGATTTTCCCGGAGTGTCTCTTGTCGGTATAATAGACGCAGACAGCGCCCTTTCTTTTCCGGACTTCAGAGCTTCCGAGAACGCGTTTCAGCTCATTGTCCAGACAGCCGGAAGAGCTGGAAGGGTCGGCCAGGAAAGTAAAGTGCTGATACAGACCAGCAATCCTTCAGATCCGGTTCTCGTTTATGCCAAAAATCACGATTACGACGGCTTCATGGCAAAAGAACTGAAACTTCGGGAAGAAGTACGCTATCCTCCTTTTTCCAGACTGGCGAGGATTGTGACGTCTTCAACAAATAGCTCAGATACCGAGAAAGCGGTAAAAATCGTCAAAACAACACTTGAAAAATCCATTAAAAACATTGAGATTCTTGGACCGGCGCCTTGTCCTCTTGAAAAAATCCGCAGTAACTACAGATGGCATCTTCTTGTAAAAGCTCCAAAAAATATATTGCTGGGAGAAAGGATAATGAATTCCGGTATTTGGAGACTGAAAACGAAAGCCAGAATTTATTTAGACATCGATCCGTTAAGGATGCTTTGA
- a CDS encoding NUDIX hydrolase: MKIEKLIKSETIFEGKIITVKKDLVEISESMTASREIALHMPAVAVVPVFDDGVLLVKQFRYATGEFLWEIPAGIMEEDEKPEETAERELIEETGYRPEKLELLCRFFTTPGFSNEEVFVFMSRELSPDSSLDPDPDENIEKKIFTFSDIASCLKEGLIKDSKTIIGLIIALEKIG, encoded by the coding sequence ATGAAAATTGAAAAGTTGATAAAATCTGAAACTATATTCGAAGGCAAAATAATCACGGTAAAAAAAGACTTGGTTGAAATTTCAGAATCCATGACAGCTTCAAGAGAAATAGCGCTCCACATGCCGGCTGTCGCCGTTGTGCCGGTTTTCGATGATGGCGTTCTTCTAGTAAAGCAATTCAGATACGCTACCGGCGAATTTTTATGGGAAATACCGGCAGGGATAATGGAAGAAGATGAAAAACCCGAAGAAACCGCCGAGAGAGAGCTCATCGAAGAAACAGGATACAGACCGGAAAAACTGGAACTGCTTTGCCGTTTTTTCACTACTCCGGGATTTTCAAACGAAGAGGTTTTTGTCTTCATGTCCCGCGAACTTTCACCCGATTCGTCACTCGATCCCGATCCCGATGAAAACATAGAAAAAAAGATTTTCACGTTCTCCGATATCGCCTCGTGTCTCAAAGAAGGGCTCATTAAAGACTCCAAGACAATCATAGGACTCATCATTGCTCTTGAAAAAATTGGCTGA
- a CDS encoding VOC family protein, whose translation MIAHVAVTVSSADKANEFFKEVLNCKFMYSYGLDATASNALFGINLPTQVYIYMSEEDWIEVFVQTAYKRANGNFDHVCFRTEDIPGVVARGQKLGYSFIRHRTTNKTVLFVKDKDGNLYELKKTASDEKSPLS comes from the coding sequence ATGATTGCCCATGTTGCGGTTACGGTATCCTCTGCGGATAAAGCCAATGAGTTTTTCAAAGAAGTCCTTAATTGTAAATTCATGTACAGCTACGGTCTCGACGCGACTGCTTCCAACGCTCTTTTCGGCATCAATTTGCCTACACAGGTTTACATTTACATGTCCGAAGAAGACTGGATAGAAGTATTCGTCCAAACTGCCTACAAAAGAGCAAACGGGAATTTCGATCATGTTTGTTTTCGAACAGAGGACATACCTGGAGTGGTCGCGAGGGGTCAGAAACTCGGATATTCCTTCATAAGACACAGGACAACCAACAAAACAGTTTTGTTTGTAAAAGATAAAGACGGAAACCTCTACGAACTGAAAAAAACCGCATCTGACGAAAAAAGCCCGTTAAGTTAA